The window AAAATTTATGCTCCAGTAATAGATGATTTAAACTTAAATATATTTCAAAAACATATTTTATCCATTTTAAATAAAGGGAATTTTTCTGTAGACGAGATTGCTAAATGGTTAAGCCTAGATCTTGACTTAGTGAAAACAATACTTGCCGAATTAGCTAATAAAAGTCTTTTAGATATCAATTCAATGTCTATTACTAATAAAGGTAAAGAATTAATAGAAGGATCTTTTTCTTGGTTTAATAATATAGATAGTTTAAAGAAAGATATTCGGTATATTTTTCAAGATGTTTTTACACAAGAATTATTTCCTATTATTTTACCTTTTGATAATTTCCAGGTTAACATTAAGCTCAGTAGAGAGCAATTAACATATAAAACAAAAGGAAAAAAAGATAGTTTTTTCTATGAATTAATTGCTCCTAAAGACCTGAATTTAAATAATATTAGAAAGCCAGAAACTCAAGAGATTTTAGATACTATAAAAAAACAAGCAGATAAATACATTCCTAATTCTAAAAATGATTTAAAAGAAGTTGCTAATGCCGTAAACTATCTAGATGAAGAACCAGATTTGTTTTATTGTGCCATGTGGATTTCTTCTGAACAGAATAATAAGCAAGAAGAAAATATAGAAATCTCTGACCCTTTTAATATATATGATGATGCATATTGGTTACGAAACACTATTTTAAAAGCTCAGAGCCAAAATGAAACATTAAAAGAGGTTATTCATAGTTTAGTATACAATATCGAGGAGGAAGAAAAAATACAGGCCTCAGAATTTATGATTGGTTTTGATAAAGAGATAGAAAACGAACTTAACCAGATATTTGACTTCACTTTAAAATTGGAATACCCATTGCTTTACTCAGCAATTAAAGAGTATTATTTTGATGTAAAATTTTATAAAGTACACAAAGACACTTCTCATTTAAAAAATGCTTTCAGAAAAAGTCAGATTGTTGTGGAAACTCTTTTTAAGCTAATCTTTGAAAATTATAAGGAGGACTATGGAGATGTGATTAGCAGTCAAACATATAATGGAGGACGTTTTCATGCTTTCAAGGAAGAAATTAAAACAAAGATTAATACAATCAATCCAAATAGCTTAATCCCTAACTGGTATCATAGGGAATTTAAAGGTGTTGAAAGTGCTTTGAAAAATCCAGATCGCGCTTCGTTAAGAGCTTTGTTTATTGCAGGTGTTATGGCATCTGTTTATAATAGCAATAATCCAATTTATAAGATACTTAAAGAAAAAAATAATTTTTCTGTTTGTGTAGAAAATATAGCAGAAAGTAGAAATAAAGTAGGACATAAGTATACCGAAGTAGCAGATAATGAAATAGACAAGTATTATAAAGATGCAATAGCAATGCAAAAAGATATAGAAGAAATTATAGAAATATTCTTAAAAAACTAAGTATGCAAACTTATTGCATAGTGAAGTTTTACATTTGAATTATTAAAAGACATAAAAATGGCAAAAAGAAATAAAAACAAAAAGAAATCTACAAATAACAGTTCACAAAATAATGCCGAAAGTGATAAACAAACAGCTGATAATTTAGAGAGTAAATTAGAGGAGATTATCATTAACAATGAGGTTACTCCTGATGAAATTGCACAAATAGATATAATGGAAGAGGATAATTCTAATCCTACTTATAAATCCGCAAAAGATTTATATCATAATGCTTTACAAATTGAAAAAGTATTAGAAAAAAGAAAAACCGAATACGAGAAGTTAAAAGAAAAATTAAAAGAAGAACAAAGCCAACTAAACAAAGAAAAAGAAGGAGCAGTAAAATTAAAAACTGATTTAAAAGAGCAACTGGATAAATATAACGAAGAATTAATAGAAATTAATCAGTTAAGAATAGATGGTGGTTGGGCGAGTGTTATCGATAAAAAACTGTTAGACAATTATGACGAGCAATTAAAAAAGCAAGAAGAAGTTCTATCAAATAAAATCACAGAACTAAATACGAAGCATACTGAATACATTACACTTTTATCAGATTTAGAAACCAAAAAACTAGATCAAGAAACGGAAATTAAAAAACTAATAAGCAATAAAAAATCGGAGTTAGAAGAAGTTTTTAAAGATAGATTCAATGAAAAAGAGAATAAACTTGTTAAACTTTCAAATGAATTAGAATCAAGTAAAAGACTTTTAGATAAAAAACAAAAGGAATTAAATTACCAAATTGAAGATTTTGAAGATGATAAAATCTATTTAACAGATAAAGCAAAAAAACAAGTAAAAGAAGAAATTGAAGATTTAAATCAACAAATCATTAATTTAACAGATAAGAATAATGCTTTACAGAATAGTCTTCACTCTTTAAAAGAGGAGTTACAGTATTTGGGAGACAAAAGTGCTGAAGATGTAGTTTCTAAATTAAGAGACCAAGAAAAAACAATATTTGAATTAAGAGAGAAACTTGAAACAAGTCCAGGTAGTATTAATATGGACGACTTAAAAAGGTTACAAAAAGAAAAGAACGATTGGCAAAACAAAATAGGTGAAATTAATGCACAATTAAGCGAATATAAATCCAGGTATGAAAACCAAAAGCTTCAAATTGGTGAAAAGGAAAGACTAGAGTTTCAAAAAGAAGAGTTAGAGTTAAGAATTAAATTACAGCAAGCTGCATTGGAAGAGCTTAAGTATGAAGTTAATGATTTAACCAAAGAATCAGAAGATAAAGTGACTTTTGTGTCTTGCTCCGATATGGATAAGAAATTTAGTGAAGAACCTTTCAAAGCACTTCAAAATACAATTAGCAAAGGATGGATAAATAATATACAGCAAGCTATAGCTCAGGTTACTGTTAATGAGTTGTATTATGATAGAAATACGTTACGCTCTTTTATTGCAGGTTTGTCAATGAGTCGTTTTTCAATTTTACAAGGAATTAGTGGTACTGGGAAAACAAGTTTACCCAAAGCGTTTGCTGAATCTATTGGAGGAAATTATGGCATTGTAGAAGTGCAATCTGGATGGAAAGATCGCCAAGATTTAATAGGGTATTATAACACATTCGAAAAGAAATATTACGAAGGTAAATTCTTGAAATTATTGTATAAAGCTGGAACTCCAAAATATAGTAATAAACCGTTTTTTATTATTCTTGATGAAATGAATCTATCACATCCAGAACATTATTTTGCAGATATGCTTTCCATAATGGAAGAGACAAATCCGGATAAACAAATTCTAACAGTAAGTGATAAAGTTAAAGATATTCCTAAACTAATGTTAGAGCTTAGCGAAGGTGATATCGGATTAAAAATACCTCAAAACGTATGGTTTATTGGTACTGCAAATCATGACGAAACTACTTTACAGTTTGCTCCAAAAACTTATGATAGAGCAAATATTTTAGAGATGCCTATTAATAATAAACCTTTTGAAATTAAAAGTATTGATAAATCTAAAGTTCAGATATCTAATGATGCCTTTTTGGGTTTTATGAAAGATTCCAAATTTATTGATGACAATGTCGAGGGGTATTTAAATGGAGATTTTAAAACGATATGTAATAAGTTAGGAATTGGATGGGGAAATAGACTGCAAAAGCAAATTGAACTGTTTACACCTGTTTTTATAGCTTTAGATGGTAGTATAGCAGATGCACTTGATCATATCATTGCATCTAAAATATTAAGATCCATAAAAGGTAGATATGATTTGCAAGAACCTACTTTAAAGGAAATGAAGGATGAATTAGATCTTAATTTTAATGATAAGTTTAATGGTTTTGCAAAAAAGTCATTGAAAATTGTAAATAAAGAATTAAGCCGTTTTAACTAAGATGATTGTATTTGATAGAATATTAAATAAAGAAATTCATGTTTCAAAGATTAAGACCCCAATTGTTTTAGGCAGATATATCTTTACATCGGATAATGCAGCTAATCAATTGAATGGATGCGAGATTAAGAAACAAGATTTTTTAGTGCCATATAAATCTCTTGAAGGAGAATTAAATATTGAATCAAATAAGAGAAAAATACTTTTTCAAGAAAACACGTTACTTAATGATACTATTAGTTCCTTAATAAAGCATTCTTTATTGGATGTTTCGGAAGAGATTAAATATAAGGATGATCTATTACTTTTAAGTGAGATAAATATTTTATTAAGAAATTTTGATGAGAGATTAGAAATTTCTGAATTTGAATTATTTATTCAAACTAAACTTTTTCATATAGAAGAAGTGTGTCGTCAACCTTCCTATCATTTGAAAAGAGAAATAACAAAGCTAAATGTATCTCGAGCAAAACGAATTCCTGTAAAAGCTATTAATTATTTAGCGGCACATACAGAAGATTGGTCTAGAAGAAAAATACGCTCTGTAGAACCGAGAAAGGTTTTAACAGAGATTATCGATTATGATTTAGAAATTTATGAAAATCAGGTTACTGTTCGTTTTATTGATAAATTATTAGTTTATTTTTCTCAAAGAATGGTTAATGAAATTGACGTTATTGATAGCTTTATAGAGAATATTGAACAAATTATAAAATCAAGAAGTAATTCGGGTAAAAAAAAATATTGGTATAAAAAACTGGATAATGATTATAAAAAATTAGGAAAAGCTGTTGCTTCAATTGATGCAAGTAGAATTAAGGTTGAAAAAATCAAAGTTTTTATTTCGTCTATTCAAATGCGATTGTTTGGATTACTAAAAAGTGATTTATATATAAATAATTCTAGACAAAGTATTTCAATATCTCAAAAGCTAAAAAGAACAAATCTTTTTGATAATCATCAGCACTATAGGTTTGTTAAAGTTTTATGGGATAAATTTCATACACATGATGTTGTTGATTATTCACGAAAATCAAAAGAGAATCAAGACCTAGTTAAGTCCTTTGCAGATTATTCTTGGGTTCTTTTTTTAAGAGCTTTATATCAATTGGGCTTTATTAATTTACAAACAAAAAATAATTCTTCTATTATACTCAAAAATAATACAATACCTAATGTTATAATCAGATTAGTTAAGAATGAAAAGCAAACTATTAATGTTTTTTTTAATGAAAACAGAACACTCTCCTTTGTACCCGTTCCTTCAACTACAGACAATTTTAATATATATCCAAAAGAAAGTGAGAATACCTTTTATTTGACCTTAGTAGGTTCAGAAGAAAGAAATGATATTATTAAAATATCACCTACAGCTATTAATAGTGAAGAGAACATAGCAAAAATTTTATTTAAGCATGTTTTAGAATTGTATACAAATGCTTATTTGTTTAAATTAGATTCTCAATCCATTTCTAAATTTAGTGTTTTAAATACTTGGTTAAAAAAGAGCACATCATTAGTAATAGATAATGGAGTTGGAAATAAAATTGATTTATGGTTAAAACGCAAATTGAATAACCATGAATTAAAAGAATTAGATACTGTTTTAATTAAACAAAATCAGGAATTAAATAGTCGTACAGATATTCGAGCTAGACAAATTAATTCTTTAAAAGAAATAGAAAAACAATTAAAAATATTAGGTAAGACTCATTTTGAACAATATGAGGCCTGTGTTAGATGTTGTGTAAAGAATCCAGCTAATATTACTACAAATGCTAAAAAAGGTTTTAAGTATAAATGTAGTGCGAGAGGTTGTGAAGTAGAATATGGCTTTACTGAAAAAGGTGTTTTTTACAAAGTTCGTGATTATGAAAAAATAATGGCTAATTTAGAAATGACGAATAGTGGTGATTTGTTGAACGCTTTTGGTTTTGAATATATTTAAAGATTTTCAAACAAGATTATCATGATTAGTGAAGTTAAATGAGTTTTATTGATTGACAGGAATATTATGATTAATAATAAAGATAAAGACATTACAAAAATTTGAATAACACTAAAACATTCACTCGGTTTGAATTATATAAATTAGTTTGGTCTAAGCCAATTTCTGAAATAATTAAAGTTCATTCTTTAACTAATAGTAAACTTAGAAATATTTGTATTAAAAATGATATTCCGTTACCTAAAACAGGACATTGGCAAAATATAAAAAATAATAAAGAGGTAGTTGCACCTCCTTTACCGAACTTAGGTAAGAGTTACAGTGATATTTCTTTATCCATAAAGTCTCAATTAATAATTGAACGGAATACACTTATAAAAGAACTTAAAAAAGATAGAACATTGCCGTTTTATGTTCCTAAAAATTTCATTAGAACGGATCCATTAATAGTTAGAACAAAAAAGTACTATTCAGCAGTTTTAAAAATTAAGTATCCAGGAAAAGTACCAGTACCAAAAGAAGGTGTGTTTTCTATCAAAGTTTCGAAAGCGCTTAGAAAAAGAGCATATCTATTTGCAGATACTTTTATAAAACTTATTAGAGCAAGAGGCCATGTTTTATTAGTTGTTACAGATAATAAATATATAGGTCAAAATGGGACAAAGCTTTTAATATTAGGTGAATCTTATGATATAAGAATTCGTGAACCCGATTATAGAATCATAGATAAAGATTCCGATTATAATTCGGCTAAATACTATCCTTCTGGTAAGTTAATGTTTAAGTTAGATGACTTATATGGACACTCGTGGGTAGATACAAATAATCAACTTTTGGAAGATAAGTTACCTGATATTTTGGCTTATTTTGAATTGCGAGCTAAAAGAGATATAAATAAACGTATTGAAAGAGATATTAGAGAGAAAGAGTATAAGTTAAAACAAAAGATTAACGAAGAATTAAAAGCTAATAAGGAAAAGGAGCTGATGGCTTTTAAAGAAGTATTAAATCATTCTAGTCGTTGGCAAAAGTCTATGGATCTAAGAAAATATATTCAAGTTATCGAATCGGATGCAATACAAAACAACAAACTTTCATTTGTGCTACAAGACTGGCTTCAGTGGGTCAAAGATAAAGCGGATTGGTACGACCCTTTAATAGAAAAAGAAGATGTGTTATTTTATGGAGTGGATAGGGATTCTTTATAGATAAAGTTTAAAATTTAATCCTATGAGATATTGTACTTTTGAATCCTATAAAGTTATTAATTAGTAAAATACAATTTATATCAACTAAAGTAGTACAGCTTTAATACAACTCATTCTTTGTTATCTCAATGACAGTAAGGTATAACACTTTCTGTATTGGAAAGTAAGTATTAAATCAAAAGTAGAAATTAAGAGGTCAAAATAAAAAGCTGTGATAATCTTAATCATTGATTTTAATAGATTACAAAAAAAAGCTAAGATAATGCGTGTTTAGGACCTTTTGAACCCTATTTATATTTAAAAATGGGAGTGACAAGAGTGAACTTACAGCTTTAGCATGGCTTTACCAAGTACGATGTTGTCTCCTAACATTAATTCTTCTAAAAGCGGACATGAGTATTGGGTGGTTTGTAAAGATCTGTCGCATAGCTTAAATTTAATGCTGGGAGTTTATGAGAGGATGTCAATAGAAAAAGATTATTAAATGCTTTTTAGTAATTTGTAAAACTTTAGCTAATATTGTGGCAGGCTTATAACAAAAGCTTACATAAATATAGTATACTTTTAATAATATGAAACGATTTCTAATTTTGGTTTGGTCTGTAATAGCCCTTTCTTGTGGTGCTGTTAAGGATAATACCTTAAACGTTGATGACCGTCAAAAACCATTAGTAGCTTATGCAAAATTAAAACCAAAAATGATAAAAGCGGCTTATGATTTAGAAACGGACCGTCATGTTTTAGGGAGAATAACACGCTATAAATACTCAAATTCAGGTCAGTTACTAAAAGAGTCCATCTTCAATAACGAAAAAGGGACATTGCATTTTTATCATGAAACGGGTTATACCTATAGCAGCAATGATTCATTACTACGCAAATATGATTATTTGGAAAGTGCTATGTCTATAGCTCCTCAATTAACAGAATATAGGTATACTTATCCTTCCGATAGCCTAAAAATAATGACTCAAGTTATCGATAGTAATCAGATAGATAGTACGTTTATAACTACAAGTAGGGATAAATATGGGAATAAAATACGGTGTTCTAAAATAACAGACAGAATGTTTGTGGTTCCGATAAGGAAAAATAGTAATCGGTATAATCAACAAACTATCGAAACTAAATATTACTACAATACTAATAATGAGCTGATAAATAAAATTGAGATTGATAAGAAAAGAAAAGATTCTAGCCAAACACATTATCAATATGATGCTAATAGCCAGTTAAGTAAAGTGATTTTGAAAAATGGTAATTATTAAGTATATAGCAACTTACAAAAATGGATTGTTAGATACGGAGGAGACCGGACGTGAGGAGCCCTTGTCTAAACACCTGTATTACTATAATAAACAAGGTCAAGAGCTTAAATCTAAGCTTTACAGAGACGACAAGCATGTCTATTCGTACCTAACGTCTTATACTAAAAAAGGACTTCCTTATACCTATGAAATGCGGGATGAAATTGAAGGGAATTCGGGTGTTTGGCTCTATAAATATAATAAAAAAGGACAGCTTAGCTATAAAATAAATTTATACGCACGCACTACAGATAATTAATAATTGAATGAATAATGACCAAAATAGACTAATGCCAAATTTTAAATATTTAATTTTTATACTGATTGGCTTGCCATTAATTATATCTTGTAAAGCTCAAGATGATAGCGATATTACACTTGAAGGAAAATGGAAAGTGGTTGATTGGACTTATATAAGTCATGTAGGAAGAAGTCTTGATAATGATGAAAGGGCAGGGATGAATGAAGATGTGAATGATTTAATTTTAAACTTTAAAGTCAATCAAACTTTTTCAAGTAACAAGCCTAAGACTTTTGGATTTTTAGAGGGGAAGCAATTTATGCTAAATGATTTTAACGAGGTGGTTATTGATAATCATTATTATCCCATTTTAATAAAAGAGCATAACTGCTTTTTCCTGTTTAGTAATGTGATGTTTCAGTTAGAAAAAGTAGAAAATTACAGGGATTCTAATTTAAAACTAAAATCAGAATCTATTAAAGTTCCAGATATAGAAATAAACCATAAGGCCGTTAATGATGTCTTTACTTTAAATGATTTAGATAAACTTCCAAAATTAAAAAGACTAGAATATGACGATAGTTGTGGCATCGATTGTTTACACTCATTATTTGATTCCAATATAATTTACTATATAGATTTTTCAAAAGCGGCAGAGGATACCAGTTTTTTAATCGAATTTATTATAGATAAGACAGGTCAAATTAGTAATATTAATACAAAAGCGAAGTATAATGTATATAAGAATAATCGCAGAATTTCTTCAAAGGAAACAAATGAGGCTCAGGATATCGAAAAAGCTATAGCAGCTAGTATTTTAGATTTTCAAAATTTATTATCGGCTGGTGTAAAAAATGGTCAAAATGTTAACACAAAAGTTAATTTAGAATTACGATTGATTTCGAAATAATTTGAGTGCTTTTCATAATAACAGCATACTTAAACGTTACTTTAGATGAAAAGTAATAATATGGATATAGAGATGCTTAATTCGGGTATTGCCAAATTATACTTCAGTAAAAAATGATGTTATCATGCTTTATTAATCATGACATTGGAAGTCTGTCTATCTCGTGTTTTTTGTGTAAATAGTATTTTGAAAGTTGTTAAAAACGAAGATTGCTACATTATAAGTCTTAAAAAAAAGCGAATAAAACGACACATGCCTTTAATTAGAATAATAATTAACACAACTAATAAAAACAACGTAAAATAGGATGGTAGGTTAGGCTGTGTATTATGATATAACCTTCTGCTAGCATTAAATTGTTAGGCCAATAAAAAAATATGAAATTTAAACTATTCTTAATTTATGTAATTATATGCAACGTTAGTTTTAATGTAAAAGCAAGCGAGTGTTATCGTTATCATACACCTCAAAATTATAAGTTATATAAACAGGGAAATCAACTGGTGTTTCAGCATACTATAAAAGACCCTAATGGTGTAAGTTATGTGTCTCAAAAAACACTTATAATTGCTAATATTAAGGCTGAAGGCTTTGCTATTGTTAATGAAGATGATGAGGTTATTTTATTTAAAACCGATGACGGTTATTTCTTGTTAGAGAAAAAAATAGATGAAGTAAAAAATTACGGCGTTAATAAATTGGGTAGTTTAAATCAAGTGCAAGAAGTAATTGGAACTAATTTTGTATGTGTTGCAGGTCGTTGGAATTATATAACAGTTAAAAGTTACTCTGAAGATGTTATAAAAAAAAGATTGGAAAATGTACCCTTAAATTTAGAAGAAATAGAGAACTCTAAGCGTGGTAAAGTTCTTTTTAAAAATGATAAAAAGGTGTATCTTTTTTCTTCAGATGATTTTACGTTTAACGTCATTCCTTCCTTAGATCCTAAAAGTACGCAATTTGTCAAAACGGAAGATAGGTTTATTTATTTTGATGTGTTATATGATGAGGATACTCTTTATACAATAGATCATCATTTTAACACCACAAATCACACAACATTACTATCAAAATTTAAGGCTTTTAAAGGTTTTAAAAATGCAACGATAGAACAGTATGATGGTAATTTATCGATAGATACAAAAGACGGATATATTTGGGTGTATTTATCCGGAGGTAAAACATTTGAAGGTATAGGGACTGTCAAATTTGTACCTTTAGAAGCTAAGTTTATTAATAAATACAAACAGTTTATATCTGTAAAAGGTAAAATTTATAATAATTTAACTGATGCTATCCTTAAATGGGGAGCAATGGATGTTTCTTTTGTAAAAAAGGTAGACAGTTTAAGGAAGGAAGGTGCGCGTTATATAGACGGGATTCAGAATTACGGCTATAATTATATGGATAAAGTCTTTAGTCCTATTACCACACTTAATAGGGAGGCACTTTACTATCCTGTTATTGGTACTTACAATTATTTAGGTAACCGTGAAATGTATGTTGATGATAAAACTATTTATTTTTTAAATAATAAAAATAAGTTTGTAGCCAATAAAAATCATAGATCTCCTATCAAAAATTTGAAATTAGCATATGCTTATGATGATAAGTTATGGATTGAAAACCAGGAAATCCAAAATATTAGCAATAGAGAAGGTCTTGAGTTTTTTGGTTCTATAGTAGATGTTATTAGGGGATGCGATGGCGGAAAAGGCCAATTTTCTGTAAAAATAGATGTCTATTATTTTTTTAAGGATAAACACTATTTATATGTGTGTAATACATCTAACTTGAAAATGAGAATAATTAAAGATTTCGAAATTAATACAAATGAATTAGGCCGTTTTAAACAGTTAGAGATTTTAATGAATTTGGAAAAAGCATAAGTTATAAGGAAAAAAAATATAGGGCATTTGTCGTTTTGGCTATAGGTGTATTGATAAGTTTTGCAATTGGGGTTTATTTTGTGAAAATAAATCGAATGTCATAATACATTAAGGAATAAGACAAGCAAAATGCAGCGTTTAATCAATTGGCAAATCTACATGAGGATATTCACGTAGTAGTAAGTCGTTTTTTAAGCGTAATGTTTATGATTAATTCGGTTTATTGATTTAATTAAATTATCTTTTTCCTTTTAAACCGTTTCCCTGTTAGTAAAAGTGGGCTTTGGTTGCAGACTAATAACCAATGTAAAATGAAAAACGTTATCTTTTTATGAGTAAATTGAACAATCACTTAATAAAAGAACTACAAGAAATATATGGTTTTTCACGCAGTTTTATAGAGTCATTGCAAGATGGTTTATTGATTATTAACCTTGAAGGGGAAATAATAATAGGGAATACCGCTATAAGTCAAATCACAGGTTTTGATAAGGATGAAATTATAGGAGCTAATGTTCCTTTTCCTTTTTGGCCAGAAGAGTGTCATGATAAATACAAGGGGCTTTTTAAAGATCTATCCCAAGGTGAAATAAAAAAAGAGAATATTGTAGTTTACAAGCATAAAGATCAAACGCGTTTTAAGGCGTCCATGTTTTTTGCGAGTATTAAAAATAACCAGAATCAAGTTATGGCCTACATAGCTGTTGTAGAAGATATTTCTAAAAGGGAAATATATACACCTAACGCAGAGTCTTATAATCAGGATATTTTTTCGGTTTTAAATTATAAAAAAAAATATCTAGAGATTTTAAGTGAAAAAAAAATAACATTTCAATTAGAGAACACATTAGATAGTATTTCTGATGGCTTTATTTCTTTAGATACTAATTGGTGTTACACCTATATAAATAAAAGCGCAGCAAAATTTTTAGGAAAAACGCCAGAGATGTTAATAGGTAAACATATTTGGACGGAGTTCCCTGAAGGGGTAGGGCAGTCTTTTTATAAAGCGTATTATAAAGCTTTTGAAACTCAGGAAACAGTCTACTTTAATGATTATTATGAGCCTTTAGAGAAATGGTTTGAGAATAAAATATATCCATCTCCTGCAGGAATAGCGATTTATTTTAATGATATTACTGCTCTAAAAAAAACAGAAGCACTTTTAGATAAAAGCGAAAAAAACTTAGAAAATATAATTAATAAT is drawn from Psychroserpens sp. NJDZ02 and contains these coding sequences:
- a CDS encoding AAA family ATPase, whose amino-acid sequence is MAKRNKNKKKSTNNSSQNNAESDKQTADNLESKLEEIIINNEVTPDEIAQIDIMEEDNSNPTYKSAKDLYHNALQIEKVLEKRKTEYEKLKEKLKEEQSQLNKEKEGAVKLKTDLKEQLDKYNEELIEINQLRIDGGWASVIDKKLLDNYDEQLKKQEEVLSNKITELNTKHTEYITLLSDLETKKLDQETEIKKLISNKKSELEEVFKDRFNEKENKLVKLSNELESSKRLLDKKQKELNYQIEDFEDDKIYLTDKAKKQVKEEIEDLNQQIINLTDKNNALQNSLHSLKEELQYLGDKSAEDVVSKLRDQEKTIFELREKLETSPGSINMDDLKRLQKEKNDWQNKIGEINAQLSEYKSRYENQKLQIGEKERLEFQKEELELRIKLQQAALEELKYEVNDLTKESEDKVTFVSCSDMDKKFSEEPFKALQNTISKGWINNIQQAIAQVTVNELYYDRNTLRSFIAGLSMSRFSILQGISGTGKTSLPKAFAESIGGNYGIVEVQSGWKDRQDLIGYYNTFEKKYYEGKFLKLLYKAGTPKYSNKPFFIILDEMNLSHPEHYFADMLSIMEETNPDKQILTVSDKVKDIPKLMLELSEGDIGLKIPQNVWFIGTANHDETTLQFAPKTYDRANILEMPINNKPFEIKSIDKSKVQISNDAFLGFMKDSKFIDDNVEGYLNGDFKTICNKLGIGWGNRLQKQIELFTPVFIALDGSIADALDHIIASKILRSIKGRYDLQEPTLKEMKDELDLNFNDKFNGFAKKSLKIVNKELSRFN